Proteins encoded in a region of the Maridesulfovibrio bastinii DSM 16055 genome:
- a CDS encoding macro domain-containing protein produces the protein MLSWKSDGKIVSIERGDITVQKVDAIVNAANPRLAGGGGVDGAIHRAAGPQLPQACRKIIKASGYLPTGEAVTTSGFNLNAAYIIHTVGPVWHGGHNNEPELLKSSYTSSLREAAEKECSTIAFPAISCGVYGFPTELAVPIALDALFKMPKPLKHCKMIIHGNNDYELWTSLACRILGKPEME, from the coding sequence ATGCTTAGCTGGAAATCAGATGGGAAAATAGTTTCAATCGAGCGTGGAGATATCACGGTTCAAAAAGTGGATGCCATTGTCAACGCAGCCAATCCGAGACTCGCCGGAGGCGGCGGTGTAGACGGGGCGATACATAGAGCGGCAGGACCGCAGCTTCCGCAGGCATGTAGAAAAATAATTAAGGCTTCAGGCTATCTGCCTACCGGAGAAGCTGTGACAACTTCCGGCTTCAACCTGAACGCAGCTTATATCATCCATACAGTCGGTCCGGTGTGGCATGGTGGTCACAACAATGAGCCTGAGCTTTTAAAGTCAAGCTACACCAGCTCTCTGAGGGAAGCTGCTGAAAAAGAATGCTCAACAATTGCTTTTCCGGCAATCAGTTGCGGAGTTTACGGATTTCCTACTGAACTGGCTGTGCCCATAGCTCTTGATGCTTTGTTTAAGATGCCCAAGCCTCTTAAACACTGCAAAATGATTATCCACGGTAACAATGATTATGAACTGTGGACTTCTCTGGCATGCCGAATACTGGGTAAACCTGAAATGGAATAA